Below is a window of Macadamia integrifolia cultivar HAES 741 chromosome 8, SCU_Mint_v3, whole genome shotgun sequence DNA.
TTTCACCATGCAGCTCACACAGATGGCAAGGTTGTGGGACTTCATAAACACAACCCATATCTAGATATGCTTGTTCCACAATTTTCAGGCACCtcataaatgaaagaaagagatgatttttcgaaaaaaaaaaaaaaaaacacttctttTCATGGACTAGAACACTGTCATCCCCTGCACAATTATGTGTCGGATTTAATAAATCTAGCTTTGTTTTCCTCAATGCTGTCACTTGGCCTCTAGCCATAAATCTAGATGAAATCAAAGATCTGTGTGGTGCATGCTCACCTTTATTTCATTTCAATTATATCACCAACCTCCATATTAGATGAGTATGACCTATTTAGATCTTGAATCTTTCCAAACATGAAAGTTTATTTTGTAAAAATTGTGTATCCTAGCTATTATCAGAACTACAAGAGAATTTCTGGTTTGGTACATTTGCTATACTTTAGTCTGTATCATCCAACATGCTAGTTGAAATTCCAAGATTCTTCTGGCATTAAGCTCCCTCATTTCCTGTGTTGTTATTTTCCACCACCTTTGTTGGATCAGAGCTTGCCATTTGGTGAGCCAAGTCATAACACATAGTAAACCAGCATTACAATTGTGCAGACTCCGAACCTCACAAAAGCCTGGGAGCCGAGAGAACCTATCAGGAACAGGTTTGTTGCTATCGACAAGGACGGAAGCCAAGGAACAAGAGGAACTCCCCAGACTTTGGGCATCCACTGCTGAGGCAAAAGCAATGAAAGTCCCAACGTCCCAAAAAACCAGAATGGAATGGTTATGGTGTAGCCAAGCCATCCATTAGACCTTAAACCCCAATAAGCTGAAGTACCAATTGAGGAAGCTATAATGATCAACAGAAAGGCCACCAGCTTCAAAAGGTCTTTTTGAGGAGTAACTTCTCTCACATAGTATCTCCTCACTAGGAGTGCAATTGCCATCATCGCAAAAACAAAGAGTGTGCTGATGGATAACAAGCTTGACAGTACATCTAAACCGGAGAAGATAGCAACACATGCACTTAAAATGGTGATCAAGAGAGTAGCATTGATGGGTGTACCTGTTTTTGGGTGGACAAGAGCAAACCATGGTGGGATCATGTGATCCTTTGCAATGTGAGTAGTATAGCGAGCCTGGCCAAGTGCCCCCACCAGGAGAACAGTAGTCATTCCCTTGAGTGCACCTAGAGCTACCAAATACTTTGCCCATTTCATACCCACACTCTGAAATGCAACAGGGTATGCTGCATTTGGGTCTATATTTGTATACTTCTGCATCATACTCAATGACAAGGCCATCAAGCAGTAAATTACTGTGATTATTGACATGGATCCAAGTAGACCCAATGGAACATCTCTCGgaggg
It encodes the following:
- the LOC122087592 gene encoding LOW QUALITY PROTEIN: cationic amino acid transporter 5-like (The sequence of the model RefSeq protein was modified relative to this genomic sequence to represent the inferred CDS: inserted 1 base in 1 codon), with amino-acid sequence MKRCLNWWDLTWFGFGSVIGAGIFVLTGQEAHNHDGPAIVLSYVASGLSAMLSVFCYTEFAVEIPVAGGSFAYLKVELGDFVTFITAGNILLESIVGSAAVARSWTSYFATLLNRSSNSLRIQTLQLANNFNLLDPIAVAVLMISATLAMISTRKTSFFNWIASAINTVVILFVIIAGFIHANTSNXTPFFPYGAKGVFQAAAIVYFSYGGFDNIATVAEETKNPPRDVPLGLLGSMSIITVIYCLMALSLSMMQKYTNIDPNAAYPVAFQSVGMKWAKYLVALGALKGMTTVLLVGALGQARYTTHIAKDHMIPPWFALVHPKTGTPINATLLITILSACVAIFSGLDVLSSLLSISTLFVFAMMAIALLVRRYYVREVTPQKDLLKLVAFLLIIIASSIGTSAYWGLRSNGWLGYTITIPFWFFGTLGLSLLLPQQWMPKVWGVPLVPWLPSLSIATNLFLIGSLGSQAFVRFGVCTIVMLVYYVL